The Paenibacillus beijingensis nucleotide sequence ATTCCACCGCACCGCGTTCGCGGGGGCAACGACCGGCCAGCAGCTGCTGTACGCGCTGGACGAGCAGGTGCGCCGCTGGGAAGCGGCGGGGCTCGTCACGAAGTACGAGCATTGGGAGTTCCTTGGCGCCGTTATGGACGACGACGGGGTTTGCCGCGGCATTTCCGCGCAAAGCCTGCGCACGATGGAAGTGCATGCGATGAAGGCGGATGCCGTCATACTGGCAACGGGCGGACCCGGCATCATTTTCGGCAAAACGACGAACTCCGTCATTAACACGGGGACGGCGGCGAGCGCCGTTTACCAGCAGGGCGTCCATTACGCCAACGGCGAGATGATCCAGATTCATCCGACAGCCATTCCCGGCGACGACAAAAACCGGCTTATGTCCGAATCGGCGCGCGGCGAAGGAGGCCGGATCTGGACGTATAAAGACGGCAAACCGTGGTACTTCCTGGAGGAAAAATATCCGGCTTACGGCAACCTCGTGCCGCGCGACATTGCGACTCGCGAAATTTTTTCCGTTTGCGTCGACCAGAAGCTCGGCATTAACGGTGAAAATATGGTTTATCTCGATCTGTCGCACAAAGATCCGAAGGAGTTGGACGTCAAGCTCGGCGGCATCATCGAAATTTACGAGAAGTTCGTCGGCGACGATCCGCGCAAGCTGCCGATGAAAATTTTCCCGGCGGTCCACTATTCGATGGGCGGCATGTGGGTCGACTACAACCAGATGACCAACATTCCCGGCCTGTTCGCCTGCGGCGAATGCGAATACCAGTATCACGGCGCGAACCGGCTGGGCGCAAACTCGCTGCTGTCGGCCATTTTCGGAGGAATGGTTACCGGGCCGAAAGCCGTCGAATATATTAAAGGGCTCAAAAAGTCGGCGGAAGACATTTCTTCCTCCGTCTACGACCGCGAGATTAAGCGTCATACCGAGAAGTACGAAAGCATCCTTGGCTTGGACGGAACCGAGAACGCCTATGTGTTGCACAAAGAGCTGGGCGAGTGGATGACGAACAATATGACGGTCGTGCGTTTCAACAAGCGTCTGGAAGAGACGATCGGCAAAATCAAGGAACTGAAGCAGCGGTACACGAAGATCAACATTAACGATACTGCGCGCTGGAA carries:
- the sdhA gene encoding succinate dehydrogenase flavoprotein subunit, which gives rise to MAKNNIIVVGGGLAGLMATVKAAEAGVHVDLFSLVPVKRSHSVCAQGGINGAVNTKGEGDSPWLHFDDTVYGGDFLANQPPVKAMCDAAPGIIHLMDRMGVMFSRTPEGLLDFRRFGGTKFHRTAFAGATTGQQLLYALDEQVRRWEAAGLVTKYEHWEFLGAVMDDDGVCRGISAQSLRTMEVHAMKADAVILATGGPGIIFGKTTNSVINTGTAASAVYQQGVHYANGEMIQIHPTAIPGDDKNRLMSESARGEGGRIWTYKDGKPWYFLEEKYPAYGNLVPRDIATREIFSVCVDQKLGINGENMVYLDLSHKDPKELDVKLGGIIEIYEKFVGDDPRKLPMKIFPAVHYSMGGMWVDYNQMTNIPGLFACGECEYQYHGANRLGANSLLSAIFGGMVTGPKAVEYIKGLKKSAEDISSSVYDREIKRHTEKYESILGLDGTENAYVLHKELGEWMTNNMTVVRFNKRLEETIGKIKELKQRYTKININDTARWNNAGVAFTRQLWNMLELAEAMTVGALLRDESRGAHYKPEFPERDDDRFLKTTIAKWTPEGPQISYEEVDVSLIPPRKRDYSGSH